A window of Oncorhynchus tshawytscha isolate Ot180627B linkage group LG10, Otsh_v2.0, whole genome shotgun sequence contains these coding sequences:
- the LOC112240243 gene encoding endothelin receptor type B has translation MRSSGLLLCVLAVATVSSSRFPRDTSSQSPRVITEETNPTNLLLDTLNPNSSLPVPPLSPAFRPRPPGPYPPMCIKPTEIKQAFKYVNTVVSCVILVVGMIGNSTLLRIIYKNKCMRNGPNVLIGSLALGDLLYILIAIPINVFKLIAEDWPFGVHVCKLMPFIQKASVGITVLSLCALSIDRYHAVTSWSRVKRIGIPLWKAMQVTFIWLVAVLLAVPEAVAFDMMEMPYRGSKLRVCLLHPQQNTAFMKFYQDVKDWWLLGFYFCLPLACTGIFYTLMSWEMLSRKKGMRIALNDHMKQRREVAKTVFCLVVIFALCWLPLHLSRILKKTIYDQNDPNRCELLSFLLVMDYIGINMASLNSCINPVALYFVSQKFKNCFKSCLCCWCTRSRNVIPERDGVRWKGSCHGNELDRTSSRSSQKYTST, from the exons ATGAGGTCATCAGGACTACTGCTGTGTGTACTGGCTGTAGCGACGGTGTCCTCCTCCCGGTTCCCCCGTGACACGTCATCTCAGAGCCCCAGGGTCATTACGGAGGAGACCAACCCCACAAACCTTCTCCTGGACACTCTGAACCCCAACagctccctccctgtcccccctctctctcccgccttcCGACCACGCCCACCAGGCCCCTACCCCCCCATGTGTATCAAGCCCACAGAGATTAAACAAGCCTTTAAGTATGTGAACACGGTGGTGAGCTGTGTGATCTTGGTGGTGGGGATGATCGGTAACTCCACCTTATTAAGGATCATCTATAAGAACAAGTGTATGAGAAACGGACCCAACGTTCTGATTGGCTCTCTTGCCTTGGGGGATCTTCTCTACATCCTCATCGCTATCCCCATCAACGTCTTCAAG ctgATAGCAGAGGACTGGCCGTTTGGGGTTCATGTATGCAAGTTGATGCCATTTATCCAGAAGGCTTCAGTAGGAATCACTGTCCTCAGCCTGTGTGCCCTGAGCATCGACAG gtaccaTGCGGTGACATCGTGGAGTAGGGTGAAGAGGATAGGGATCCCTCTGTGGAAGGCTATGCAGGTCACATTCATATGGCTGGTTGCTGTCCTGCTGGCTGTTCCTGAGGCTGTGGCCTTTGACATGATGGAGATGCCTTACAGAGGCAGCAAGCTACGAGTCTGTCTGTTACACCCCCAACAGAACACTGCTTTTATGaag TTCTACCAGGATGTGAAGGACTGGTGGTTGCTGGGGTTTTATTTCTGTCTTCCTCTGGCCTGCACCGGCATCTTCTACACCCTGATGTCCTGGGAGATGTTGAGCAGGAAGAAAGGCATGAGGATCGCTCTCAACGACCACATGaaacag CGTCGCGAGGTGGCTAAGACAGTCTTCTGCTTGGTGGTGATCTTTGCACTGTGCTGGCTACCGCTCCATCTCAGCCGCATCCTGAAGAAAACAATCTATGATCAGAACGACCCCAACCGCTGTGAACTACTCAG TTTCCTGCTAGTGATGGATTATATCGGTATCAACATGGCGTCTCTCAACTCCTGTATCAACCCTGTCGCTCTCTACTTTGTCAGCCAGAAGTTCAAAAACTGTTTCAAG tcTTGTCTGTGCTGCTGGTGTACAAGGAGCAGGAATGTGATTCCAGAGAGAGACGGTGTCCGCTGGAAGGGAAGCTGTCATGGCAACGAACTCGACAGAACAAGCTCTCGTTCCAGTCAGAAATACACCtccacctaa